The Montipora capricornis isolate CH-2021 chromosome 3, ASM3666992v2, whole genome shotgun sequence genome window below encodes:
- the LOC138041734 gene encoding uncharacterized protein has protein sequence MSDEPAKVYKCQYQKFDQRFAEAIKRFVERRITSQEPCSSPDVHLDVHVPWETVRVVLPFYKDQSSANYVKQQLNNLSSKLNVTVQPVFVSPKLEQQLKRHEFKPPIVNQQCLVYEFKCNLCDAGYVGYTRGHLHERVEGHTRKSSSIYKHYNLQHNSEMPERFIEQFHTTTKCSGKFDCLVKEMLYICIRKPTLNVQTDSIRAKVFV, from the exons ATGAGCGATGAGCCTGCCAAAGTCTACAAATG ccaatatcaaaaatttgATCAGAGATTTGCTGAAGCAATCAAGCGGTTCGTTGAGAGAAGGATTACATCTCAGGAGCCCTGCTCATCACCAGATGTACATCtggatgtacatgtaccatgGGAGACTGTGAGAGTGGTGTTACCCTTTTATAAGGACCAGTCTTCAGCTAATTATGTTAAACAACAACTGAACAATCTAAGTTCCAAGTTGAACGTCACTGTCCAACCAGTGTTTGTAAGCCCTAAGCTCGAGCAACAACTTAAGCGACATGAGTTTAAGCCCCCTATTGTCAACCAACAATGTCTCGTCTATGAATTTAAATGTAACCTGTGTGATGCAGGGTATGTGGGTTATACACGTGGTCACTTACACGAGCGCGTAGAAGGGCACACTAGAAAGTCATCTTCGATTTACAAACATTATAACCTCCAACACAATAGTGAAATGCCTGAACGCTTCATTGAGCAATTTCACACCACCACGAAATGTAGCGGCAAATTTGATTGCCTTGTTAAAGAAATGTTATACATTTGCATTCGTAAACCAACATTGAACGTGCAAACGGATTCCATCCGCGCCAAGGTGTTTGTTTAG